Within the Glycine soja cultivar W05 chromosome 3, ASM419377v2, whole genome shotgun sequence genome, the region ATTTTATCAATATCCTCATCCTCGAACTCGATGTAGTCGTTGGCGGTGGCGTCGTCCTCCTCGTCCAAGCCGGCGCCGATGCCCTCGTTGAGGCGAGTGGTATCGGGGAGCTCGCCGTAGGCCTTGAGGAGCCTGGCCTCGTCGGGCATGTACTTGAGGATGACGTCAGCCTTGTCGTCCTGGTAGTCCCTGAGTCCAACCAGGATGATGTCTCCGGCGGCGATCCACACCTTCTTGTGCATCTTCCCGCGGATGTGGCAGAGCCTCTTCGTCCCGTCGATGCACATCGCCTCGCACCGCCCGTTCCCCAGCATCCGGAGCACCTGCGCGTACTCCTGCCCGTCCTCCTTGAACACCAGCTCCCGCTTCTCGTCGTCCGCCTCGTTCTTTCCCCTCTTCCTGTTCTTACCTCCCTTTCCCTTGTTCTTCGGCATCCTCAatcaaaccctaaccctaaccctattCTCTTCTTAtccctcactctctctctctgctcaacacaacacaacacaacacaacacagaTTCTAATAACTTCACTGCCGTGTTGTGTTTTGGGTTTTTATCTAACCCAACCCTATTGCATACCTTTTATATAATTTCCTCAAACGTCGGTTTCCTGATTCCTCTCCACTCTATGTAATATGTATACACGCCCAGCGTGCTAATTTATTAAGGCAATACGTATTATACTACTATCTATAATTTCctttatattattcattttatagtttaatttttatatgcaatcaatataaaaaatatttacactttCAACTACTAAAAATtgtattcac harbors:
- the LOC114407777 gene encoding eukaryotic translation initiation factor 1A, translated to MPKNKGKGGKNRKRGKNEADDEKRELVFKEDGQEYAQVLRMLGNGRCEAMCIDGTKRLCHIRGKMHKKVWIAAGDIILVGLRDYQDDKADVILKYMPDEARLLKAYGELPDTTRLNEGIGAGLDEEDDATANDYIEFEDEDIDKI